In Pelosinus sp. UFO1, one genomic interval encodes:
- a CDS encoding HD domain-containing protein: MSKITIEDLKNDHEITVYLACSTEYLGRLGFTEHGKRHASIIADRAYHVLKDLEYTERECQLAAIAGYIHDIGNMINRYNHGGTGAVMAYNVLSRLGMSPEEIALVTSAIGNHEEERGNAINPVAAALILADKSDVHRSRVTNKDFAKFEIHDRVNYAANNSKLVIDKQLRKIALELTIDTKICPVMEYFEIFLARMIMSRRAADFLDCQFSLVINNNQLL; the protein is encoded by the coding sequence ATGTCCAAGATTACGATTGAAGATTTAAAGAATGATCATGAAATTACTGTCTACCTTGCTTGCAGTACTGAATACCTTGGTCGTCTTGGTTTTACTGAACATGGTAAACGCCATGCTTCAATCATAGCAGATCGCGCCTATCATGTATTAAAGGATTTGGAATACACGGAACGAGAATGTCAATTGGCTGCAATCGCGGGTTATATCCATGATATTGGCAATATGATCAATCGATATAATCATGGCGGCACTGGCGCTGTAATGGCCTACAATGTTTTATCCAGACTTGGTATGTCGCCTGAAGAAATTGCATTGGTAACGTCAGCAATTGGGAATCATGAAGAAGAACGTGGTAATGCCATTAATCCCGTTGCAGCTGCTTTAATTTTGGCAGATAAATCAGACGTTCATCGCAGTAGAGTAACAAATAAAGACTTCGCCAAATTTGAAATACATGATAGAGTAAATTATGCTGCTAATAATAGCAAGCTGGTCATTGATAAACAATTACGAAAAATTGCTTTGGAACTAACCATTGATACCAAAATTTGTCCAGTCATGGAGTATTTTGAAATCTTTTTAGCGCGCATGATTATGTCAAGGCGAGCAGCAGATTTTTTAGACTGCCAATTTAGTTTAGTTATTAATAATAATCAGTTATTATAA
- the secD gene encoding protein translocase subunit SecD, with the protein MRWGNLTKFLAVVFVVLVASGYYMLPLATSIKQGLDLQGGTHVVLEAVDTPEAKVDEDAVQRVVKIIEKRVNEIGLTEPIIQRQGERRIIVELPGIKEPEKAIEMLGKTALLEFQDESGTTVMTGKDLKDAKAEIGQNKNNVVALEFSEDGTKIFADLTTKNVGKHISILLDKKVLTNPVVNEPIPSGKAIITGSKTIEEAQNLAILLRSGSLPVKVDVMEMRTVGPTLGQDSKDKSKVAFAIGIGAITVFMLVFYRLSGFVATVALIIYVMLLLFGLKMLNATLTLPGIAGVILSIGMAVDANVLIFERFKEEYHAGKTLRAAMDAGFSRAFATILDSHLTSLISAIVLFFLGAAPIKGFAITLGLGIVLSLFTAITITKLLLRMLMHANVFKNGKIFGA; encoded by the coding sequence TTGAGATGGGGGAACTTAACTAAATTTTTGGCGGTAGTTTTTGTGGTATTAGTAGCTTCTGGCTATTATATGTTACCTTTAGCTACTTCAATTAAACAAGGTTTGGATTTGCAAGGCGGTACTCATGTGGTGCTTGAAGCTGTGGATACACCAGAGGCAAAAGTGGACGAGGATGCCGTGCAGCGCGTAGTAAAGATTATAGAGAAACGTGTTAATGAAATAGGGTTAACAGAACCTATTATTCAACGTCAGGGTGAAAGACGAATTATTGTTGAGTTGCCTGGTATTAAAGAGCCTGAAAAGGCAATTGAAATGTTAGGTAAAACAGCGCTATTAGAATTTCAGGATGAAAGCGGCACTACTGTTATGACAGGTAAGGATTTAAAGGATGCCAAAGCCGAAATTGGCCAAAATAAAAATAATGTAGTCGCTTTGGAGTTTTCCGAAGATGGCACGAAAATTTTCGCAGACTTAACAACTAAAAATGTAGGTAAACATATTAGTATTTTGTTGGACAAGAAAGTTTTGACTAATCCAGTAGTAAATGAGCCTATTCCGAGTGGTAAAGCTATTATTACTGGCAGCAAGACAATAGAGGAAGCACAAAATTTAGCTATCTTGTTGCGTTCTGGCTCATTACCAGTAAAAGTAGATGTTATGGAAATGAGAACAGTAGGTCCAACACTTGGCCAAGATTCAAAAGATAAAAGTAAAGTTGCCTTTGCCATTGGTATTGGAGCTATTACTGTGTTTATGTTAGTTTTTTATCGTTTATCAGGTTTTGTAGCAACAGTAGCCTTAATAATCTATGTAATGTTGTTATTGTTTGGTTTAAAGATGCTTAATGCTACGTTGACATTGCCTGGTATTGCAGGGGTTATTTTGTCCATTGGTATGGCGGTAGATGCCAATGTACTGATTTTTGAAAGATTCAAAGAAGAATATCATGCTGGTAAAACACTGCGGGCGGCAATGGATGCTGGTTTTAGTCGGGCCTTTGCGACGATTTTAGACTCGCATCTAACCAGTTTAATTTCTGCGATTGTTTTATTCTTCTTAGGAGCTGCTCCAATCAAAGGTTTTGCCATTACCCTAGGATTGGGTATTGTATTGAGTTTATTTACGGCAATTACAATTACTAAGCTTTTGCTAAGAATGCTCATGCACGCTAACGTATTTAAAAACGGCAAAATTTTTGGGGCGTAG
- the secF gene encoding protein translocase subunit SecF, whose translation MKFDIIGKRYWFFLLSTILLIPGLISIAVQGFNLGIDFTGGTLLDLKFARPVSVSEVREALKEHQLEHSTIQLAVSDQVEVSQNVFIRTPELSDNTRRVVLSDMEKKLGAFDTLRSEKVGAVIGSELTKNAVIAVVVSWLLMIVYISYRFELKFAVSGIIAIAHDIVLVLGVFSLFHKEIDASFVAAILTIAGYSINDTIVIFDRIRENLKTHKKTESFTELVNRSIWQTMTRSIYTVLTVVVATASLYFFGGETTKNFSLALLIGFISGAYSSVFNASPIWVTWKEYEERRKIALKTSGSK comes from the coding sequence ATGAAGTTTGATATTATTGGTAAAAGGTATTGGTTCTTTTTATTGTCAACCATCCTTCTCATTCCTGGACTAATTTCCATTGCGGTACAGGGATTTAATTTAGGCATTGATTTTACAGGAGGAACGTTATTAGATTTGAAGTTTGCTCGTCCTGTTAGTGTTTCTGAAGTGCGTGAAGCTTTGAAGGAACACCAATTAGAACATAGTACCATTCAATTAGCTGTAAGTGATCAAGTAGAGGTATCGCAAAATGTATTTATTCGTACTCCAGAACTTTCGGATAATACACGACGTGTTGTTCTGAGTGATATGGAGAAGAAACTAGGAGCGTTTGATACTTTAAGATCAGAAAAGGTGGGAGCTGTAATTGGCTCTGAACTAACTAAGAATGCGGTCATTGCAGTAGTTGTATCTTGGTTATTAATGATTGTCTATATTAGCTATCGTTTTGAGCTTAAGTTTGCTGTTTCTGGTATTATTGCTATAGCGCATGATATCGTTTTAGTCCTTGGAGTGTTTTCTTTATTCCACAAAGAAATTGATGCTTCCTTTGTGGCAGCCATTTTGACAATAGCTGGTTATTCCATAAATGATACGATTGTTATTTTTGATCGTATTCGGGAAAACTTAAAAACACACAAAAAAACAGAGAGCTTTACAGAACTGGTTAATCGTAGTATTTGGCAAACCATGACTCGTTCTATCTATACTGTCCTTACTGTTGTAGTAGCTACTGCTTCATTATATTTCTTTGGTGGAGAAACTACTAAAAATTTCTCCTTAGCCCTTTTGATTGGTTTTATTAGTGGTGCATATTCCTCTGTTTTTAATGCTAGTCCAATCTGGGTAACGTGGAAGGAATATGAAGAGCGCAGGAAAATTGCTTTAAAAACTAGCGGTTCTAAATAA
- a CDS encoding DUF456 family protein — MIFKISILIILFIGQLCTLAPKLHGTLIILGTSFIYALILGFQFSESQLRIFFVLLILTVVAEGGSSFFRVFLTRNYNVSRKYSVNTIVCNLAGIIAADALMGALVGAILWEYLVAKALIPRLKSIGRVLFRLALVALLRFICGIIMIIIICKYIIFL, encoded by the coding sequence TTGATATTTAAAATTAGCATATTAATCATCTTATTTATAGGCCAATTATGTACGTTAGCTCCTAAATTACATGGTACTTTGATAATTTTAGGAACAAGTTTTATTTATGCATTGATTCTTGGCTTTCAATTTAGTGAATCGCAATTAAGAATTTTTTTTGTTTTACTAATTTTAACGGTAGTTGCAGAAGGTGGGTCTAGTTTTTTTAGAGTTTTTCTAACGCGTAATTATAATGTTTCAAGAAAATATAGTGTAAATACTATAGTATGCAACTTAGCTGGGATTATCGCAGCGGATGCCTTGATGGGGGCTTTAGTAGGGGCAATATTATGGGAATATCTCGTTGCAAAAGCCCTTATACCCCGCCTTAAAAGTATTGGTAGGGTTTTATTTCGTTTAGCTTTAGTGGCCTTATTACGTTTCATCTGTGGGATAATTATGATCATAATTATCTGCAAATATATAATTTTTTTATGA
- a CDS encoding ATP-binding protein: MKSYYQLVRHNGNRDLFKAVELSIIALHNGVPLHIHAEGLRGTGKTTILRSVKELLPPIMRIKSCRYNCHPDMPHCLEHRYLSAKEIVDIGTEIVPCPFLEISHAAKIGTVVGSIDLGKLTNSEVATAAILPGTIPQAHRGVIFIDEINRLADTSPELADVLLDVMGTKPGHLQIEETGLSTVELPISVSIWAASNPDEEPGSLNRIRRQLSDRFDFNVSMGRPNDYQVVCNILEKGKKGEELISEECILNLGNLNNIIVEDNIRRVIAKIYVDFNLESLRAVETIEFAARLSCLLAGRQAVEVRDISQVISLSLAHRINGETITAILNYLEDLSNNSLSIENVANNYATKKITENFDKTSDVEKTSWWKNFINLLWKKMKVPLQNTQHGSMGTSENGALSAGKIIDPQKATIIAPPKRAIPMKELPVEEFIVSEGNMPNDKK, encoded by the coding sequence GTGAAATCCTATTATCAACTTGTCCGACACAATGGTAATCGAGATTTATTTAAGGCAGTAGAACTATCTATTATTGCTTTACACAATGGTGTGCCTCTACATATTCATGCAGAGGGATTGCGTGGTACTGGCAAAACTACTATTTTAAGATCTGTTAAAGAATTATTGCCCCCCATCATGAGGATTAAAAGTTGTAGGTATAACTGCCATCCGGATATGCCTCATTGTCTAGAACATCGATATCTATCTGCTAAAGAAATTGTAGATATTGGCACTGAGATTGTTCCTTGTCCATTTCTAGAAATATCTCATGCTGCTAAAATTGGGACAGTAGTTGGTAGCATTGACTTAGGAAAGCTTACAAATTCAGAGGTGGCAACAGCTGCTATTTTACCTGGAACGATTCCGCAGGCTCATCGCGGAGTTATATTTATCGACGAAATTAATCGGTTGGCAGATACATCTCCTGAATTGGCAGACGTATTATTAGATGTTATGGGGACTAAACCTGGCCATTTGCAAATTGAAGAGACTGGACTATCCACAGTAGAGCTACCTATATCCGTAAGTATTTGGGCGGCGTCAAATCCAGATGAAGAGCCTGGTTCTTTAAATCGTATTAGAAGACAATTATCAGATCGGTTTGATTTTAACGTTAGCATGGGGCGCCCTAATGATTACCAGGTAGTATGTAATATTTTAGAAAAAGGTAAAAAAGGCGAGGAATTAATTTCTGAAGAATGCATCCTCAATTTAGGAAACTTAAATAATATAATAGTTGAAGATAATATCAGAAGAGTGATCGCTAAAATTTATGTTGATTTTAACTTGGAAAGTTTGCGTGCAGTTGAAACTATCGAATTTGCTGCTAGATTATCGTGTTTGCTAGCTGGTAGGCAAGCGGTTGAAGTAAGGGATATAAGTCAAGTAATATCTTTATCATTAGCCCATCGTATAAATGGAGAAACAATTACCGCCATTTTAAATTATTTAGAAGATTTATCTAACAATTCTCTTAGTATTGAAAATGTGGCAAACAATTATGCCACAAAAAAAATAACAGAAAATTTTGATAAAACTAGTGATGTGGAAAAGACTTCGTGGTGGAAAAACTTTATAAATCTATTATGGAAAAAAATGAAAGTTCCACTTCAAAATACACAACACGGGAGTATGGGAACTTCTGAAAATGGAGCTCTATCAGCAGGAAAGATAATAGATCCTCAAAAGGCTACCATAATTGCTCCTCCCAAAAGGGCTATCCCAATGAAAGAATTACCTGTTGAGGAGTTTATTGTTAGCGAGGGTAATATGCCGAATGATAAAAAATAA
- a CDS encoding VWA domain-containing protein has product MIKNKEYLFNPQFLHKIEPVLEELQHIFSIDMGARIGQTTVCSQKLHSFHPETPERVYILQDIDAGQIFYQRTEPGGIYHIDIFHQCGPVDHYMVANEIQEVVEGYNKEHVVKQLGRVNAVMADFIDIQTSTGGGRVTGKLDYGKRAALRKAHSNHVHITAMIPPAHLACLICIVMVVESVILSCNLELRCNEKIENVRGLSKEKYDLSAYMDESDSLLQENKNNTTFEVDAKLGENEWINKSDKTEELKEFLEKSHSKNKDPKPTGGINSCRVPEILASEGMIELAGNLLSIEEYGKGFKSYLETQLPEIEAHLRKVVREAKCLSKQLGKSKFLENSAGFYSEEKHICHGKTVKEYGGLAIAEMVNAAAQRMVENGDKTLKILPNDIRYFNNRKRRKIEFCLLIDASSSMDGQRIHIAKLLARYLFFSTNDRISVLVFQQNQAWVQVPFTHDFRQLEQSLEGIKAYGETPLALGLKACLQYIEQEKAKNPFIILITDGVPTLGTVTTNPINDALAIAKKIKSSNYGFTCIGLKPHLFYLKQLSEVAGGSIYAIEDLDERGLC; this is encoded by the coding sequence ATGATAAAAAATAAGGAGTATTTGTTTAACCCTCAATTCTTGCATAAGATAGAACCTGTGCTTGAGGAGCTACAACATATTTTTAGTATAGATATGGGTGCTCGGATTGGACAAACCACAGTTTGTAGTCAAAAGTTACACAGCTTTCATCCTGAAACGCCAGAGCGAGTATATATTTTGCAAGATATTGACGCTGGACAAATTTTTTACCAGAGGACAGAGCCAGGAGGTATTTATCATATAGATATATTCCATCAATGTGGTCCTGTTGATCATTATATGGTAGCGAATGAAATACAGGAAGTTGTAGAGGGTTATAATAAAGAGCATGTTGTTAAGCAATTGGGTCGGGTAAATGCTGTAATGGCAGATTTTATTGACATTCAGACGAGTACAGGCGGTGGACGTGTTACTGGTAAGTTAGATTATGGGAAAAGGGCAGCACTACGGAAAGCCCATTCAAATCATGTTCATATTACTGCAATGATACCTCCGGCACATTTGGCGTGCTTGATTTGTATAGTTATGGTGGTAGAAAGCGTTATTTTATCTTGTAATTTAGAATTACGATGTAACGAAAAAATTGAAAATGTTAGGGGTTTGAGTAAAGAAAAATATGATCTATCAGCTTACATGGATGAATCAGATTCTTTATTACAAGAAAATAAGAATAATACTACTTTTGAAGTCGATGCAAAATTAGGTGAAAATGAATGGATAAATAAATCAGATAAAACAGAAGAACTAAAGGAATTTTTAGAAAAAAGTCATTCAAAAAACAAAGACCCCAAGCCTACAGGTGGTATAAATAGTTGTCGAGTTCCCGAAATTTTAGCATCCGAAGGCATGATTGAACTTGCAGGTAATTTGCTTAGTATAGAGGAATATGGTAAGGGATTTAAAAGTTATTTAGAGACACAGTTACCTGAGATTGAAGCTCATTTAAGGAAAGTTGTTCGAGAAGCAAAATGTTTGAGTAAACAGCTAGGGAAAAGCAAATTTTTGGAAAATAGCGCTGGTTTTTATTCAGAAGAAAAACATATCTGTCATGGTAAAACAGTTAAAGAATATGGCGGATTGGCTATTGCAGAAATGGTAAATGCTGCAGCACAAAGAATGGTTGAAAATGGGGATAAAACACTTAAAATACTACCTAATGATATAAGATATTTTAATAACAGAAAAAGAAGAAAAATCGAATTCTGTTTACTGATTGACGCTAGCTCTAGTATGGATGGTCAACGTATTCACATTGCTAAACTGCTAGCAAGATACTTGTTTTTTTCTACAAATGATCGAATAAGTGTACTAGTTTTTCAACAAAATCAGGCATGGGTTCAAGTACCCTTTACCCATGATTTTAGGCAGCTAGAACAAAGTTTGGAAGGAATTAAAGCTTATGGGGAGACTCCATTGGCTTTAGGATTAAAGGCTTGTCTTCAATATATTGAACAGGAAAAGGCTAAAAATCCTTTCATTATATTAATTACAGATGGTGTACCAACACTTGGAACGGTAACTACTAATCCGATAAATGATGCTCTAGCAATTGCTAAAAAAATAAAAAGTAGTAATTATGGATTTACTTGCATTGGCCTTAAACCGCATCTATTTTATTTAAAACAGTTATCGGAAGTCGCTGGTGGCAGTATATATGCAATTGAAGACTTAGATGAAAGAGGATTGTGTTAA
- the recJ gene encoding single-stranded-DNA-specific exonuclease RecJ has protein sequence MPKIRKSWRVMPENIPLKKELSNSLGISDIIAQVLVNRGIMDKSIAEEFLFGGQEKLSDPYLLKDMEKAVSRIVYAITNHQKMVVYGDYDVDGMTSSALIYKVFTKLGGTIEYYIPERQNEGYGLNSVALETLIARGTELLITVDCGISAIEEVKAVANRLDIIITDHHEPAQCLPVAHAIINPKQRECSYPEKNLAGVGVAFKLCQALWQYYYENDEKLLEYLDIVAVGTVADIVSITGENRILVKLGLTEIAKTKNIGLKELMEVCRIDANKIDTGKIGFAIAPRLNAAGRISRADYGVELLITEDVERAKELALYLEGENSQRQVVEKNIQAAAEEFIAQIDLNVTKVLVVVGEDWHSGVIGIVASRLVERYYRPVIMVSIRDGIGKASCRSIPAFDIYDALSQCSDLLLQFGGHHQAAGLSILPKHIEELGARLNQIANTTLSQADYIPVLTIDSLVSLNEINANFLEQLSCLEPYGMGNQSPIFACKSVEIKDIRTIGQEARHLKLKVSQENITNDVVAWQMGGLAENLQDTEKVELAFFPEFNEWQGKRKIQLRAYDVKQIELTDVERLYVLHKNDAKQRIYSPECFLYADKVISAANEKQLDDWVLKDVRHIADKFSYLLDVVKQQEKTLIFVNTPYEAFSLAEKLRACLPSYKDQVGFYHAGLNEEWKNKVQAWFRDDILKVIFTTTLFVNEGLKFDHVGHMMLYSLPFTMQGFLQQCWSGMNSMQSTYIHLLFNNEDIANNHLLLLQANPERIVVGQIYLVLKQSGSEVTDSQVIDQVWSKYQVTISEASVRTAIKILEELKLIQCVISEVRREILILPTPKDKLDIEQSTTFRQGMNQKDEFMKFAEKLMKLSSNELLLAIKGNNV, from the coding sequence ATGCCAAAAATAAGAAAATCATGGCGAGTTATGCCAGAAAATATTCCTTTAAAAAAAGAATTAAGTAATAGCCTGGGAATATCAGATATAATTGCACAAGTACTTGTTAATCGCGGTATAATGGACAAAAGTATTGCCGAGGAATTTTTGTTTGGTGGGCAAGAAAAATTAAGTGATCCATATTTATTAAAAGATATGGAAAAAGCTGTTAGCCGTATTGTGTATGCCATTACAAATCACCAAAAAATGGTTGTATATGGGGATTATGATGTTGATGGTATGACATCAAGTGCACTAATATATAAGGTATTTACTAAATTAGGGGGAACTATTGAATATTATATTCCTGAAAGGCAAAATGAAGGATATGGTTTAAATAGTGTTGCACTGGAAACGCTGATTGCCAGGGGAACGGAACTTCTAATTACAGTGGATTGTGGTATTAGTGCTATTGAGGAAGTTAAGGCCGTTGCCAATCGATTAGATATTATTATTACGGATCATCACGAACCAGCACAATGTTTGCCAGTCGCTCATGCCATTATTAATCCCAAACAGAGAGAGTGTTCCTATCCTGAAAAAAATTTGGCTGGAGTGGGCGTAGCCTTTAAGTTATGTCAGGCACTGTGGCAATATTATTATGAGAACGATGAAAAACTATTAGAATATCTAGATATAGTAGCCGTAGGAACGGTTGCTGATATTGTTTCAATAACCGGAGAAAATCGTATATTAGTAAAATTAGGGCTAACTGAAATTGCTAAAACAAAAAATATCGGTTTAAAAGAGCTAATGGAAGTTTGTAGAATTGATGCCAATAAAATTGATACAGGTAAGATCGGTTTTGCAATTGCACCACGTTTAAATGCTGCTGGTCGTATTAGTAGGGCGGACTACGGCGTTGAGTTGCTAATTACGGAGGATGTAGAACGAGCAAAAGAATTGGCGCTTTATTTAGAAGGTGAAAATTCTCAGCGTCAAGTGGTAGAAAAGAATATTCAAGCAGCTGCAGAAGAGTTTATAGCACAGATAGATTTGAATGTTACTAAGGTGTTAGTAGTAGTAGGAGAAGACTGGCATTCGGGAGTCATTGGTATTGTAGCTTCTCGATTAGTAGAAAGATATTATCGCCCTGTTATTATGGTTAGTATACGGGATGGTATTGGAAAGGCATCTTGCCGGAGTATCCCTGCTTTTGATATATATGACGCATTAAGTCAATGTTCCGATTTATTGTTGCAGTTTGGTGGACATCATCAAGCAGCAGGTTTAAGCATACTACCTAAGCATATTGAGGAACTCGGAGCGCGGTTAAATCAGATTGCGAATACTACACTCTCACAAGCTGATTATATACCAGTACTAACTATTGATTCGTTAGTTTCTTTAAATGAAATTAATGCAAATTTTTTAGAACAGTTAAGTTGCCTTGAACCTTACGGTATGGGGAATCAGAGCCCTATATTTGCTTGTAAATCAGTTGAAATTAAGGACATTCGTACGATCGGTCAGGAAGCACGACACTTAAAATTGAAAGTGAGTCAAGAAAATATTACGAATGATGTTGTTGCTTGGCAAATGGGAGGATTAGCTGAAAATTTACAGGATACAGAAAAGGTAGAATTAGCATTTTTCCCTGAATTTAATGAGTGGCAAGGCAAACGGAAAATTCAATTGCGTGCTTATGATGTAAAGCAAATAGAGTTGACAGATGTAGAACGGTTGTATGTGCTACACAAGAATGATGCAAAACAAAGAATTTATTCACCCGAATGTTTTTTATATGCTGACAAGGTGATTTCTGCTGCTAATGAAAAGCAACTAGACGATTGGGTTTTAAAAGATGTTCGGCATATAGCTGACAAATTTTCGTATTTACTGGATGTAGTTAAGCAACAAGAAAAAACCTTAATCTTTGTAAATACTCCCTATGAAGCCTTTAGTTTGGCAGAAAAATTAAGAGCATGTCTCCCAAGCTATAAAGACCAAGTCGGATTCTATCATGCAGGATTGAATGAAGAGTGGAAAAATAAAGTTCAAGCTTGGTTTCGGGATGATATACTTAAGGTTATATTTACTACAACCTTGTTTGTGAATGAAGGTCTAAAATTTGATCATGTTGGACATATGATGTTATATAGTTTGCCTTTTACGATGCAAGGCTTTCTGCAGCAATGTTGGAGTGGAATGAATTCTATGCAGAGTACCTATATCCATTTATTATTTAATAATGAAGATATTGCTAATAATCACTTATTATTGCTACAAGCAAATCCCGAACGTATCGTTGTTGGGCAAATTTATTTAGTGCTGAAACAATCTGGATCTGAAGTAACCGATTCTCAAGTAATAGATCAAGTATGGAGCAAATATCAAGTTACCATTTCGGAAGCTTCTGTTCGTACTGCCATTAAAATATTAGAAGAATTAAAGTTAATACAGTGCGTAATATCTGAAGTAAGAAGAGAAATATTGATATTGCCTACACCAAAAGACAAACTTGACATTGAACAATCTACTACGTTTCGTCAAGGTATGAACCAAAAAGATGAATTTATGAAGTTTGCAGAAAAACTTATGAAGTTATCAAGTAATGAATTGTTATTAGCAATTAAAGGTAATAATGTTTAG
- a CDS encoding adenine phosphoribosyltransferase, translating into MNFKEKIRVVLDFPEKGIRFKDITTLLKEGEVFHQAIDALAEPFKDQGVELVVGPEARGFVVGAPVAYALKAGFVPVRKPGKLPAETLKHEYDLEYGKDSLEIHKDAITPGQKVLIVDDLLATGGTVQATVAMVEALGGVVVGLVFLIELSYLEGRKNLANYNIMSLLKY; encoded by the coding sequence ATGAATTTTAAAGAAAAAATTAGAGTGGTACTTGATTTTCCAGAGAAAGGTATCCGTTTTAAAGATATTACTACCTTGCTTAAAGAGGGAGAGGTGTTTCATCAGGCAATTGATGCTTTGGCAGAACCCTTTAAAGATCAAGGCGTAGAATTAGTTGTAGGTCCTGAAGCTAGGGGTTTCGTTGTTGGAGCTCCAGTTGCTTACGCGCTAAAAGCAGGCTTTGTCCCTGTACGAAAACCAGGAAAATTGCCTGCTGAAACTCTGAAACATGAATATGACTTGGAATATGGTAAGGATTCTTTGGAAATACATAAAGATGCTATCACTCCAGGACAAAAAGTATTAATTGTTGATGATTTACTAGCTACTGGCGGCACTGTGCAAGCAACAGTTGCCATGGTTGAAGCGTTAGGCGGAGTTGTTGTCGGTCTTGTTTTCCTGATTGAATTATCTTATCTTGAAGGTCGTAAAAATTTAGCTAATTACAACATTATGTCTTTGTTAAAATATTAG